The Paramormyrops kingsleyae isolate MSU_618 chromosome 11, PKINGS_0.4, whole genome shotgun sequence genome includes a window with the following:
- the LOC111840696 gene encoding L-lactate dehydrogenase A chain produces the protein MATTKEKLIEHVMKGEAVGSRNKVTVVGVGMVGMASAVSILLKELADEIALVDVMEDKLKGEALDLQHGGLFLRTPKIVADKDYSVTANSMVVVVTAGARQQEGESRLNLVQRNVNIFKFIIPNIVKYSPNCIILVVSNPVDILTYVAWKLSGFPRHRVIGSGTNLDSARFRFLMSEKLNLHPSSCHGWIIGEHGDSSVAVWSGVNVAGVNLQKLNPDMGTEKDKEDWKIVHKTVVDGAYEVIKLKGYTSWAIGMSVADLVETILKNLRKVHPVSTLVQGMYGVKDEVFLSVPCVLGNSGLTDIVHMTLQPEEEKQLVKSSETLWSVQKELTL, from the exons ATGGCCACTACGAAGGAGAAACTCATTGAACATGTGATGAAAGGGGAGGCAGTCGGCTCAAGGAACAAAGTGACAGTAGTGGGTGTGGGAATGGTGGGCATGGCCTCTGCCGTCAGCATTCTTCTGAAG GAGCTGGCAGATGAGATTGCCTTGGTTGATGTGATGGAAGACAAGCTGAAGGGCGAGGCACTGGATCTGCAGCATGGAGGGCTCTTTCTGCGCACACCCAAGATTGTAGCTGACAAAG ACTACTCTGTGACAGCCAATTccatggtggtggtggtgacaGCTGGTGCCCGGCAACAGGAGGGGGAGAGCCGACTCAACCTGGTCCAGCGCAATGTCAACATCTTCAAATTCATCATCCCCAACATTGTCAAGTATAGCCCAAACTGCATCATCCTTGTAGTTTCTAATCCGG TGGATATTCTGACCTATGTGGCCTGGAAGCTAAGTGGCTTCCCCAGACATCGTGTGATTGGCAGTGGTACCAACCTGGACTCCGCTCGCTTCCGCTTCCTGATGAGTGAGAAGCTAAACCTTCACCCCTCCAGCTGCCATGGTTGGATCATTGGAGAGCATGGAGACTCCAGCG TGGCTGTATGGAGTGGGGTGAATGTAGCTGGCGTCAACCTCCAAAAACTCAATCCAGATATGGGAACAGAAAAGGATAAGGAAGACTGGAAGATAGTCCATAAGACGGTTGTTGATGG TGCCTATGAAGTTATTAAACTGAAGGGTTACACTTCCTGGGCTATTGGTATGTCTGTGGCTGACCTAGTAGAGACCATCCTGAAGAACTTACGCAAGGTACACCCTGTGTCCACACTGGTCCAG GGCATGTACGGAGTGAAGGACGAGGTTTTCCTCAGCGTGCCCTGTGTGCTGGGCAACAGTGGCTTGACAGACATAGTACATATGACCCTGCAGCCTGAGGAGGAGAAGCAGCTGGTGAAGAGCTCAGAGACCCTGTGGAGTGTGCAGAAGGAGCTGACTCTATGA